In Primulina huaijiensis isolate GDHJ02 chromosome 16, ASM1229523v2, whole genome shotgun sequence, a single genomic region encodes these proteins:
- the LOC140961794 gene encoding RPM1-interacting protein 4-like translates to MERAKVPQFGNWESEEIPYTICFDNARKGKKSGQLYENDQGNLDVQSKCSKIPSAASPKHELRSSQEEGEMRRSSRSPLHPNLTLHKSSIELSNKFHGHVQPGNNKQESEASKALDVLGSWHDNQKIREEVDMRRFTDSALHNETAGRRTSSGNNTPSRVSRQSAGSNRSVEPSPPHPHSQGRFGGKNSGFSSPSWERKATSEGSHSLAPSTPGRSRLRSVTRGDDTHEHSPAIPKFGEWDETNPASAEEYSHIFSRVREEKNSDTGKVPVMPTETTYQNIQKRYGNDDLKGCGCFPWGKR, encoded by the exons atgGAA CGTGCAAAGGTTCCACAATTTGGCAACTGGGAAAGCGAAGAAATTCCATATACCATATGCTTTGATAATGCTCGGAAGGGTAAGAAAAGTGGCCAATTGTATGAAAATGATCAAGGAAATCTCGATGTTCAATCTAAATGCAGTAAAATACCTTCTGCTGCATCACCTAAGCATGAGCTACGCTCTAGCCAAGAGGAGGGTGAAATGCGGAGATCAAGCCGTTCACCTTTGCACCCTAACCTTACACTCCATAAGTCATCAATTGAACTATCCAACAAATTTCATGGTCATGTACAACCTGGAAATAATAAGCAAGAATCTGAAGCATCGAAGGCTTTAGACGTGCTTGGGTCTTGGCATGATAATCAGAAAATTCGGGAAGAAGTTGATATGCGAAGGTTTACAGATTCTGCATTACATAATGAAACTGCAGGTCGGAGAACTAGCTCTGGCAATAATACACCTTCAAGGGTTTCTCGACAGAGTGCTGGGTCTAATCGAAGTGTTGAACCTTCCCCGCCGCACCCACACTCACAGGGAAGATTTGGAGGAAAAAATAGTGGATTTTCTTCTCCATCTTGGGAAAGAAAGGCTACGTCTGAAGGTAGTCATAGCCTGGCACCCTCTACTCCTGGAAGATCTCGGTTGAGATCAGTGACAAGAGGCGATGACACT CATGAACACAGCCCTGCTATACCCAAGTTCGGTGAGTGGGATGAAACCAATCCTGCTTCAGCAGAAGAATATAGTCACATTTTTAGCCGAGTAAGAGAAGAAAAAAACAGTGACACTGGAAAGGTTCCTGTCATGCCAACTGAAACAACATACCAAAACATTCAGAAGCGTTATGGAAACGATGATTTGAAG GGATGCGGGTGCTTTCCATGGGGCAAacgatga
- the LOC140960683 gene encoding probable non-intrinsic ABC protein 5 isoform X4, which yields MNGKRYKETIRVCCLEKDLEMMEFGDQTEIGERGINFSGGQKQRIQLARAVYQDCDIYLLDDVFSAVDAHTGSDIFMECVRGTLRGKNIILITHQVDLLNNVDQILVMRDGMIVQSGKYNDLKMGMDFKALVTAHDSSMELVEVETIIFYLNIRQMRDKNIGF from the exons ATGAATGGAAAGAGATACAAGGAAACTATCAGGGTGTGCTGCTTGGAGAAAGACTTGGAAATGATGGAGTTTGGAGACCAAACTGAAATTGGAGAACGTGGTATCAATTTTAGTGGTGGCCAGAAACAACGAATTCAACTTGCAAGAGCTGTTTATCAGGATTGTGATATTTATTTACTTGATGATGTGTTTAGTGCTGTTGATGCTCACACTGGATCAGACATATTCATG GAATGTGTGAGAGGAACCCTTAGAGGTAAGAACATTATACTTATCACCCACCAGGTGGACTTATTGAATAATGTTGATCAAATTTTG GTCATGAGAGACGGGATGATTGTTCAATCTGGAAAATACAATGACCTGAAAATGGGCATGGATTTCAAAGCTTTGGTAACAGCCCATGATTCATCGATGGAACTTGTAGAGGTGGAGACgatcattttttatttgaatatacGTCAGATGC GTGACAAGAATATTGGGTTTTGA
- the LOC140960683 gene encoding ABC transporter C family member 14 isoform X1: MNGKRYKETIRVCCLEKDLEMMEFGDQTEIGERGINFSGGQKQRIQLARAVYQDCDIYLLDDVFSAVDAHTGSDIFMECVRGTLRGKNIILITHQVDLLNNVDQILVMRDGMIVQSGKYNDLKMGMDFKALVTAHDSSMELVEVETIIFYLNIRQMRWGYIWRNDSLALSFVDS, translated from the exons ATGAATGGAAAGAGATACAAGGAAACTATCAGGGTGTGCTGCTTGGAGAAAGACTTGGAAATGATGGAGTTTGGAGACCAAACTGAAATTGGAGAACGTGGTATCAATTTTAGTGGTGGCCAGAAACAACGAATTCAACTTGCAAGAGCTGTTTATCAGGATTGTGATATTTATTTACTTGATGATGTGTTTAGTGCTGTTGATGCTCACACTGGATCAGACATATTCATG GAATGTGTGAGAGGAACCCTTAGAGGTAAGAACATTATACTTATCACCCACCAGGTGGACTTATTGAATAATGTTGATCAAATTTTG GTCATGAGAGACGGGATGATTGTTCAATCTGGAAAATACAATGACCTGAAAATGGGCATGGATTTCAAAGCTTTGGTAACAGCCCATGATTCATCGATGGAACTTGTAGAGGTGGAGACgatcattttttatttgaatatacGTCAGATGC GTTGGGGATATATTTGGAGGAATGATAGCTTGGCCTTGTCATTTG TTGACAGTTAA
- the LOC140960683 gene encoding probable non-intrinsic ABC protein 5 isoform X3 — protein sequence MNGKRYKETIRVCCLEKDLEMMEFGDQTEIGERGINFSGGQKQRIQLARAVYQDCDIYLLDDVFSAVDAHTGSDIFMECVRGTLRGKNIILITHQVDLLNNVDQILVMRDGMIVQSGKYNDLKMGMDFKALVTAHDSSMELVEVETIIFYLNIRQMLVLEREES from the exons ATGAATGGAAAGAGATACAAGGAAACTATCAGGGTGTGCTGCTTGGAGAAAGACTTGGAAATGATGGAGTTTGGAGACCAAACTGAAATTGGAGAACGTGGTATCAATTTTAGTGGTGGCCAGAAACAACGAATTCAACTTGCAAGAGCTGTTTATCAGGATTGTGATATTTATTTACTTGATGATGTGTTTAGTGCTGTTGATGCTCACACTGGATCAGACATATTCATG GAATGTGTGAGAGGAACCCTTAGAGGTAAGAACATTATACTTATCACCCACCAGGTGGACTTATTGAATAATGTTGATCAAATTTTG GTCATGAGAGACGGGATGATTGTTCAATCTGGAAAATACAATGACCTGAAAATGGGCATGGATTTCAAAGCTTTGGTAACAGCCCATGATTCATCGATGGAACTTGTAGAGGTGGAGACgatcattttttatttgaatatacGTCAGATGC TTGTCCTAGAACGGGAAGAGAGTTAG
- the LOC140960683 gene encoding probable non-intrinsic ABC protein 5 isoform X2, producing the protein MNGKRYKETIRVCCLEKDLEMMEFGDQTEIGERGINFSGGQKQRIQLARAVYQDCDIYLLDDVFSAVDAHTGSDIFMECVRGTLRGKNIILITHQVDLLNNVDQILVMRDGMIVQSGKYNDLKMGMDFKALVTAHDSSMELVEVETIIFYLNIRQMLLVVLEREES; encoded by the exons ATGAATGGAAAGAGATACAAGGAAACTATCAGGGTGTGCTGCTTGGAGAAAGACTTGGAAATGATGGAGTTTGGAGACCAAACTGAAATTGGAGAACGTGGTATCAATTTTAGTGGTGGCCAGAAACAACGAATTCAACTTGCAAGAGCTGTTTATCAGGATTGTGATATTTATTTACTTGATGATGTGTTTAGTGCTGTTGATGCTCACACTGGATCAGACATATTCATG GAATGTGTGAGAGGAACCCTTAGAGGTAAGAACATTATACTTATCACCCACCAGGTGGACTTATTGAATAATGTTGATCAAATTTTG GTCATGAGAGACGGGATGATTGTTCAATCTGGAAAATACAATGACCTGAAAATGGGCATGGATTTCAAAGCTTTGGTAACAGCCCATGATTCATCGATGGAACTTGTAGAGGTGGAGACgatcattttttatttgaatatacGTCAGATGC TTCTAGTTGTCCTAGAACGGGAAGAGAGTTAG